The genomic interval GGGTTGTCGATGCGCAGCAACCCGCGCTCATGCGCTCCGCGCAGCAGCGCTTCCATACCCGCCAACACGCGTTTGGGCCCGGCTTCGTAGAAGTACTCGCCAAAACCCGGGTCCGAGCTGCCCTGGGCCATGATCAGGCGGCTGAGCTTGACCGCTTCGTCGCTGCTGATCAGCGCCTGGAAGTTACGGGCAATGGTCAGCAGCACCTCTTCTACCGGTGCCCCCTCGGGGTATTCGAACAGCAGGTCCGGCAGCTGGATCTGGCAGGTTGCCATGACCGCCGAGCAGAACAGCGTCTGCTTGTCGGTGAAGTGGCTGTACACGGTGAGTTTTGAAACACCTGCCGCTGCAGCGACCGCATCCATGCTGGTGTTGGCATAGCCAAGGCTGAGGAACAGTGTCTTGGCCGCTTCGAGGATCGCCTCGCGCTTGGCCAGGTCCTTGGGGCGACCGGGCCCGATGGGTGCGTCGTTGGGCATTGGAGTCTGCATCTGGTTGAAGAGTCGCCCATCTTAACGGGTCGCACGCCATCCGGCCTCAAGGAATGGCCAAACGTTGATGTTGATTTTCTTTCCGGCGCTGGCTTCCCGGCTTCGGTTCGCTGATTTAATATACCCGTCAGTATAAATATTCGATGTGCTCTTCGCGAAAGGATTCATCATGTTGCGCCATGCCTTGTCCATCGCTTTGCCCGCTGCCGTCGCCCTGTTGCTGACGGCGTGTGGCCAGGAAACCGCACCGCCCGCTGCGCCGCGCCCGGCACTGGTGATCCAGCCGCAGCCGGCTGAAGCGGCAGCCGACAGCTACCCCGGC from Pseudomonas kermanshahensis carries:
- a CDS encoding TetR/AcrR family transcriptional regulator gives rise to the protein MQTPMPNDAPIGPGRPKDLAKREAILEAAKTLFLSLGYANTSMDAVAAAAGVSKLTVYSHFTDKQTLFCSAVMATCQIQLPDLLFEYPEGAPVEEVLLTIARNFQALISSDEAVKLSRLIMAQGSSDPGFGEYFYEAGPKRVLAGMEALLRGAHERGLLRIDNPLRAAEHFFCMVKGAPDYRLLLGCAGPLEGDEAEAHVREVVGVFMRAFRP